CCGGATGCCCGCCGGTCGGGAGCAGGCGCGCGGCCAGCCCGTGCTCCTCCAGCACCGCCTTCACGAGGTTTGCGCACTCGGCCACGCCGATGTTCTGGGTGCTGATCGACGGCTGGCGCAGCAGCCGGAAGAGTGTCGCGACGAACTCGTCCTGACGCGCCCGGACGGCCCGCAGGATCGGCGCGTTCGTGGGTGTGTCCATCGATCACGCGCCTCCCGGGCTCGCGATCGATGCGTCGTCGGGCGGCGGGGCCTCGGCGGGCCCGAGGGTCCGGCGCGACACCGGCGACGACAGGACGAGCGACGTGATGGGTTGTCCGTACTGCGTGACGCGGTTGATGAACGCCTCGAGATGCTCCACGGACGTGAGCGCGATCTTCATGATGTAGCAATTCTCACCGGTGATGCGGTGGCATTCGATCACCTCCGGCCACTCTTGCACGGCCGCACCCAGCGCGGCGGACCGCTCGGCTCGCGCGAACGTCACACGCACGAACGCGAGCAGCGGACGGCCGAGCGCGCGCGGGTCCGTCTCGGCGTGGTACCCGGTAATCACGCCCGCTTCCTCGAGCCGCCGCACCCGCTCCGCCACCGCCGGTTGGGTCAGGCCGACGCGCCGCCCTAACTCCGCGTACGTCAGGCGGGCGCTCCCCTGCAACTCGTGAAGCAACCGCCAATCTGTGCCATCGAGATCGACTTTGGAAGTCAAAGCCATGCGAAGTCCTCCACGCGACTGTATCGTCGATTATCCGTTATCGCCTGTGTTCTCCTATTGTAT
The sequence above is a segment of the bacterium genome. Coding sequences within it:
- a CDS encoding Lrp/AsnC family transcriptional regulator — translated: MALTSKVDLDGTDWRLLHELQGSARLTYAELGRRVGLTQPAVAERVRRLEEAGVITGYHAETDPRALGRPLLAFVRVTFARAERSAALGAAVQEWPEVIECHRITGENCYIMKIALTSVEHLEAFINRVTQYGQPITSLVLSSPVSRRTLGPAEAPPPDDASIASPGGA